A region from the Acyrthosiphon pisum isolate AL4f chromosome A1, pea_aphid_22Mar2018_4r6ur, whole genome shotgun sequence genome encodes:
- the LOC100162427 gene encoding TBC1 domain family member 1 isoform X1 produces the protein MKLYKVEYLSSCTVNKRLTNPMIPWIIAEIKKNNYHKKVKIGIKDASLVIYENWDCKNKLFFQHELKYITRLAFLNSDVVTFFYAVRDMADENNVHCHVYNTTQPDEVMELFSTMKENSHKSLQSIGRSLSNAQTLTSLCADISPNSSHFFEVLYVGKIRVSQKRVPNSFIDDALEKFRLHELEKSKKSNSTNTSRRGSQINSSDQNTTYLSDPRRGSMIVLSPGIENQGSSFGVEKQTKELEITRTRSGSINYPIKNLDTNGQNTNIAEEINRTMVFQIGRTDLRLISPDRKQILLHKQLKDIINCVQGSRNQLHFGFTCRDSSSSESCIGYIFKCESESVAIELVTAINLAINNTNEALKKEKQVIVSCEHCPMVWFHKLCSDIENLNEHKIQTVIFKQLETLPEDDQEIVLTKLHGLETLSKISLKEQNELLIMLLRTHCESKQMRHVHDSAENRHEFLNQYLGGSTIFMKAKRSLTSSFDQLMKRRSSKDDVGLIASVKENSLPNNIAFNKEPSPKSDLSSRLIVQPSISNSKAHPNKSEVYLAETKSHSSPASMMNMFLKVGQSPKSSMISTSDNDSDEQNDLNPGSWRQAIFKNVVTPNKQTKDTENVKKKLDADDLRALWKKAINQQVLLIRMEKENAKLKERQEEATVKRIKLEYDDIGSSAREYLGVWETIVNKENRKFDAKMLRQAIRQGVPRSKRGDVWIFFAELYCNTTAPSPIDLEKFPNFNVPYEQLLKQLTKYQHAILIDLGRTFPNHTYFMSPFGPGQLALYNLLKAYSLLDPEVGYCQGLCFVAGVLLLHMSEEQAFMMLKHLMFRRSLRKQYLPDMAALQVQLYQLSRLLHDHHPDLYAHFDNCDIPPTLYAAPWFLTMFASQFPLGFVARIFDILFFENIDVLFRIILSLLTYHKDNLLACDGMEQIMNFIKNDLPVVNNEIIDKIIKQVFTTDLSKQLMEYGVEYHVLQEELSSPNPEIKKIKNLEETNKALMQQNKILHEQLEISITNNGRLEMNRSSNLSAINRLESEVKSLELTVATLGNFVSELAYAHSDIEIPPDVLGLISQINMCRNRRNDNKQTNINNLFSKPQLEIPYRIKPMLEKSLSDSKNILKKSIKEEINQEEVKKKNCLKSSKSNYELFSNESNLNNNGLHPLDCEDVSVCYSGTTKLRTIKPIRSNSDGHFILPNIVAIDVDDSLCKRDKNENIELNTSTVNGN, from the exons atgaaattatataaagttGAATACTTAAGCTCTTGTACAGTCAACAAACGTCTTACAAACCCAATGATCCCGTGGATTATTGCAGAgatcaagaaaaataattatcacaaaaaa gtaaAAATTGGAATAAAAGATGCCAGTCTtgtgatttatgaaaattggGATTGtaagaacaaattattttttcaacacgAGTTAAAGTACATAACCAGATTAGCATTTTTAAACAGCGATGTTGTTACATTCTTTTATGCAGTCAGAGATATGGCAGATGAAAACAATGTACATTGTCATGTTTATAATACAACTCAACCAGATGAA gtaatgGAGTTATTTTCCACAATGAAGGAAAATTCACATAAATCATTACAAAGTATTGGACGTTCTTTAAGTAATGCACAAACATTAACTTCATTGTGTGCTGATATATCTCCAAACTCGTCTCATTTTTTTGAG GTGTTATATGTTGGTAAAATTAGAGTGTCACAAAAAAGAGTTCCAAATTCGTTTATTGACGATGCATTAGAAAAATTTCGTTTACACGAAttggaaaaaagtaaaaagtcaAATAGTACTAATACTTCAAGACGAGGATcccaaataaat TCTTCAGATCAAAACACAACCTATCTTTCAGATCCAAGACGTGGATCAATGATAGTTTTATCACCTGGAATTGAAAACCAAGGTTCTTCGTTTGGAGTTGAAAAACAAACTAAAGaattaga GATTACAAGAACAAGATCTGGATCTATAAATTACCCAATTAAGAACCTGGATACCaat ggaCAAAACACTAATATAGCAGAAGAAATTAACAGAACAATGGTTTTTCAAATTGGTCGAACTGACTTACGATTAATAAGCCCAGATCGGAAACAAATACTTttgcataaacaattaaaaGATATAATTAACTGCGTGCag ggtTCTAGAAATCAATTACACTTTGGTTTTACATGTAGAGATTCTTCATCAAGTGAAAGTTgtattggatatatttttaaatgtgaatCAGAATCTGTTGCAATTGAATTAGTTACag CAATTAATTTGGCTATCAATAACACTAATGAAGCATTGAAGAAGGAAAAGCAAGTAATAGTATCTTGTGAACATTGTCCTATGGTGTGGTTTCATAAATTATGTTCTGACATTGAAA ATCTTAATGAGCACAAAATTCAAACTGTAATATTTAAACAGTTAGAAACATTACCGGAAGATGATCAAGAAATTGTACTGACAAAGTTACATGGTTTAGAAACATTAAGTAAAATAAGTCTTAAAGAACAAAATGAACTACTTATAATGTTGTTGAGAACACACTGTGAGAGCAAACAGATGAGACATGTTCATGATTCAGCTGAAAATAG acatgaatttttaaatcaatatcttGGTGGAAGTACTATTTTCATGAAAGCTAAACGTTCACTAACCAGTTCTTTTGACCAACTAATGAAAAGAAGAAGTTCAAAAGATGATGTTGGCCTAATAGCTTCTGTTAAAGAAAATTCGTTGccaaataatattgcatttaataaa gaacCTTCTCCAAAATCTGATTTAAGTTCACGATTAATAGTACAACCATCAATATCTAATAGTAAAGCACATCCTAATAAATCAGAAGTTTATTTAGCTGAAACTAAATCTCACAGCAGCCCAGCGTCAATGATGAATAT gtttttGAAAGTTGGTCAATCCCCAAAATCTTCTATGATTTCAACTTCGGATAATGATTCTGATGAACAAAATGATCTGAACCCAGGAAGTTGGCGTCaagcaattttcaaaaatgttgtcacTCCTAACAAACAAACGAAAG ATACTGAGAATGTTAAAAAGAAATTAGATGCTGATGATTTAAGAGCTTTGTGGAAAAAAGCAATTAATCAACAAGTATTATTAATTCGAATGGAAaaagaaaatgcaaaattaaaag aaagGCAAGAAGAAGCGACAGTAAAAAGAATAAAACTGGAGTATGATGATATTGGTTCATCTGCTCGAGAATATTTGGGTGTGTGGGAAACAATAGTTAATAAAGAGAATCGTAAATTTGATGCAAAAATGTTGCGTCAAGCTATAAGACAAG gAGTTCCACGAAGTAAAAGAGGAGATGTTTGGATATTTTTTGCTGAATTGTATTGCAACACAACTGCACCTTCTCCTATTGATCTGGAAAAGTTTCCAAATTTTAATGTACCATATGAAcagttattaaaacaattaactaaGTATCAACATGCTATCCTTATTGATTTAG GAAGAACATTTCCAAACCACACTTATTTTATGTCACCTTTTGGTCCTGGGCAACTAGCTTTGTACAATTTGCTCAAAGCATATTCTTTATTAGATCCAGAAGTTGGGTATTGTCAAGGACTTTGTTTTGTAGCTGGTGTCTTACTATTACAC atgTCTGAAGAACAAGCCTTTATGATGctaaaacatttaatgtttaGACGTTCATTAAGAAAACAATATCTTCCTGATATGGCAGCTTTGCAAGTTCAACTCTACCAATTATCTAGACTTCTTCATGATCACCACCCTGACCTTTATGCACATTTCGACAATTGTGATATTCCTCCAACATTGTATGCTGCACCTTGGTTCTTGACAATGTTTGCTTCTCAGTTTCCATTAGGATTTGTTGCTCGcatatttg atatactattctttgaaaatattgatgttcTGTTtcgtatcatattatcattgttgaCATATCACAAGGATAATCTGCTTGCATGTGATGGAATGGAACAAATAAtgaactttattaaaaatgatttacctgttgtaaataatgaaatcatcgacaaaattattaaacaa gtaTTTACAACTgatttatcaaaacaattaatGGAATATGGAGTCGAGTATCATGTATTGCAAGAAGAATTATCTTCACCCAAtcctgaaattaaaaaaattaagaatttagaGGAAACGAATAAGGCTTTAatgcaacaaaataaaattctacACGAACAACTGGAg ATATCAATAACAAATAATGGACGTTTGGAGATGAACAGATCTTCTAATCTTTCAGCAATTAACCGGTTAGAAAGTGAAGTTAAAAGTCTTGAGCTTACCGTGGCAACTTTGGGAAATTTTGTATCTGAATTAGCGTATGCTCATTCAGACATAGAGATACCTCCTGATGTATTAGGTTTGATTTCTCAAATAAATATGTGCCGAAATCGGCGAAATGATAATAAGCAAACAAACATTAACAATTTGTTCAGTAAGCCTCAGTTAGAGATACCATATAGAATAAAACCTATGTTAGAAAAATCTTTATCAGActccaaaaacatattaaaaaaatcaataaaagaaGAAATAAATCAGGAAGAggtgaaaaagaaaaattgtttaaaaagctCAAAGAGTAACTATGAATTATTTAGTAatgaaagtaatttaaataataatggattgcATCCACTGGACTGTGAAGACGTGAGTGTGTGTTATTCTGGAACAACAAAATTGCGAACGATTAAACCAATTCGTAGCAATAGTGATggtcattttattttaccaaacaTTGTTGCAATAGATGTAGATGATTCACTTTGTAAAcgagataaaaatgaaaatattgaactaaATACTTCTACTgttaatggaaattaa
- the LOC100162427 gene encoding TBC1 domain family member 1 isoform X2 — MADENNVHCHVYNTTQPDEVMELFSTMKENSHKSLQSIGRSLSNAQTLTSLCADISPNSSHFFEVLYVGKIRVSQKRVPNSFIDDALEKFRLHELEKSKKSNSTNTSRRGSQINSSDQNTTYLSDPRRGSMIVLSPGIENQGSSFGVEKQTKELEITRTRSGSINYPIKNLDTNGQNTNIAEEINRTMVFQIGRTDLRLISPDRKQILLHKQLKDIINCVQGSRNQLHFGFTCRDSSSSESCIGYIFKCESESVAIELVTAINLAINNTNEALKKEKQVIVSCEHCPMVWFHKLCSDIENLNEHKIQTVIFKQLETLPEDDQEIVLTKLHGLETLSKISLKEQNELLIMLLRTHCESKQMRHVHDSAENRHEFLNQYLGGSTIFMKAKRSLTSSFDQLMKRRSSKDDVGLIASVKENSLPNNIAFNKEPSPKSDLSSRLIVQPSISNSKAHPNKSEVYLAETKSHSSPASMMNMFLKVGQSPKSSMISTSDNDSDEQNDLNPGSWRQAIFKNVVTPNKQTKDTENVKKKLDADDLRALWKKAINQQVLLIRMEKENAKLKERQEEATVKRIKLEYDDIGSSAREYLGVWETIVNKENRKFDAKMLRQAIRQGVPRSKRGDVWIFFAELYCNTTAPSPIDLEKFPNFNVPYEQLLKQLTKYQHAILIDLGRTFPNHTYFMSPFGPGQLALYNLLKAYSLLDPEVGYCQGLCFVAGVLLLHMSEEQAFMMLKHLMFRRSLRKQYLPDMAALQVQLYQLSRLLHDHHPDLYAHFDNCDIPPTLYAAPWFLTMFASQFPLGFVARIFDILFFENIDVLFRIILSLLTYHKDNLLACDGMEQIMNFIKNDLPVVNNEIIDKIIKQVFTTDLSKQLMEYGVEYHVLQEELSSPNPEIKKIKNLEETNKALMQQNKILHEQLEISITNNGRLEMNRSSNLSAINRLESEVKSLELTVATLGNFVSELAYAHSDIEIPPDVLGLISQINMCRNRRNDNKQTNINNLFSKPQLEIPYRIKPMLEKSLSDSKNILKKSIKEEINQEEVKKKNCLKSSKSNYELFSNESNLNNNGLHPLDCEDVSVCYSGTTKLRTIKPIRSNSDGHFILPNIVAIDVDDSLCKRDKNENIELNTSTVNGN, encoded by the exons ATGGCAGATGAAAACAATGTACATTGTCATGTTTATAATACAACTCAACCAGATGAA gtaatgGAGTTATTTTCCACAATGAAGGAAAATTCACATAAATCATTACAAAGTATTGGACGTTCTTTAAGTAATGCACAAACATTAACTTCATTGTGTGCTGATATATCTCCAAACTCGTCTCATTTTTTTGAG GTGTTATATGTTGGTAAAATTAGAGTGTCACAAAAAAGAGTTCCAAATTCGTTTATTGACGATGCATTAGAAAAATTTCGTTTACACGAAttggaaaaaagtaaaaagtcaAATAGTACTAATACTTCAAGACGAGGATcccaaataaat TCTTCAGATCAAAACACAACCTATCTTTCAGATCCAAGACGTGGATCAATGATAGTTTTATCACCTGGAATTGAAAACCAAGGTTCTTCGTTTGGAGTTGAAAAACAAACTAAAGaattaga GATTACAAGAACAAGATCTGGATCTATAAATTACCCAATTAAGAACCTGGATACCaat ggaCAAAACACTAATATAGCAGAAGAAATTAACAGAACAATGGTTTTTCAAATTGGTCGAACTGACTTACGATTAATAAGCCCAGATCGGAAACAAATACTTttgcataaacaattaaaaGATATAATTAACTGCGTGCag ggtTCTAGAAATCAATTACACTTTGGTTTTACATGTAGAGATTCTTCATCAAGTGAAAGTTgtattggatatatttttaaatgtgaatCAGAATCTGTTGCAATTGAATTAGTTACag CAATTAATTTGGCTATCAATAACACTAATGAAGCATTGAAGAAGGAAAAGCAAGTAATAGTATCTTGTGAACATTGTCCTATGGTGTGGTTTCATAAATTATGTTCTGACATTGAAA ATCTTAATGAGCACAAAATTCAAACTGTAATATTTAAACAGTTAGAAACATTACCGGAAGATGATCAAGAAATTGTACTGACAAAGTTACATGGTTTAGAAACATTAAGTAAAATAAGTCTTAAAGAACAAAATGAACTACTTATAATGTTGTTGAGAACACACTGTGAGAGCAAACAGATGAGACATGTTCATGATTCAGCTGAAAATAG acatgaatttttaaatcaatatcttGGTGGAAGTACTATTTTCATGAAAGCTAAACGTTCACTAACCAGTTCTTTTGACCAACTAATGAAAAGAAGAAGTTCAAAAGATGATGTTGGCCTAATAGCTTCTGTTAAAGAAAATTCGTTGccaaataatattgcatttaataaa gaacCTTCTCCAAAATCTGATTTAAGTTCACGATTAATAGTACAACCATCAATATCTAATAGTAAAGCACATCCTAATAAATCAGAAGTTTATTTAGCTGAAACTAAATCTCACAGCAGCCCAGCGTCAATGATGAATAT gtttttGAAAGTTGGTCAATCCCCAAAATCTTCTATGATTTCAACTTCGGATAATGATTCTGATGAACAAAATGATCTGAACCCAGGAAGTTGGCGTCaagcaattttcaaaaatgttgtcacTCCTAACAAACAAACGAAAG ATACTGAGAATGTTAAAAAGAAATTAGATGCTGATGATTTAAGAGCTTTGTGGAAAAAAGCAATTAATCAACAAGTATTATTAATTCGAATGGAAaaagaaaatgcaaaattaaaag aaagGCAAGAAGAAGCGACAGTAAAAAGAATAAAACTGGAGTATGATGATATTGGTTCATCTGCTCGAGAATATTTGGGTGTGTGGGAAACAATAGTTAATAAAGAGAATCGTAAATTTGATGCAAAAATGTTGCGTCAAGCTATAAGACAAG gAGTTCCACGAAGTAAAAGAGGAGATGTTTGGATATTTTTTGCTGAATTGTATTGCAACACAACTGCACCTTCTCCTATTGATCTGGAAAAGTTTCCAAATTTTAATGTACCATATGAAcagttattaaaacaattaactaaGTATCAACATGCTATCCTTATTGATTTAG GAAGAACATTTCCAAACCACACTTATTTTATGTCACCTTTTGGTCCTGGGCAACTAGCTTTGTACAATTTGCTCAAAGCATATTCTTTATTAGATCCAGAAGTTGGGTATTGTCAAGGACTTTGTTTTGTAGCTGGTGTCTTACTATTACAC atgTCTGAAGAACAAGCCTTTATGATGctaaaacatttaatgtttaGACGTTCATTAAGAAAACAATATCTTCCTGATATGGCAGCTTTGCAAGTTCAACTCTACCAATTATCTAGACTTCTTCATGATCACCACCCTGACCTTTATGCACATTTCGACAATTGTGATATTCCTCCAACATTGTATGCTGCACCTTGGTTCTTGACAATGTTTGCTTCTCAGTTTCCATTAGGATTTGTTGCTCGcatatttg atatactattctttgaaaatattgatgttcTGTTtcgtatcatattatcattgttgaCATATCACAAGGATAATCTGCTTGCATGTGATGGAATGGAACAAATAAtgaactttattaaaaatgatttacctgttgtaaataatgaaatcatcgacaaaattattaaacaa gtaTTTACAACTgatttatcaaaacaattaatGGAATATGGAGTCGAGTATCATGTATTGCAAGAAGAATTATCTTCACCCAAtcctgaaattaaaaaaattaagaatttagaGGAAACGAATAAGGCTTTAatgcaacaaaataaaattctacACGAACAACTGGAg ATATCAATAACAAATAATGGACGTTTGGAGATGAACAGATCTTCTAATCTTTCAGCAATTAACCGGTTAGAAAGTGAAGTTAAAAGTCTTGAGCTTACCGTGGCAACTTTGGGAAATTTTGTATCTGAATTAGCGTATGCTCATTCAGACATAGAGATACCTCCTGATGTATTAGGTTTGATTTCTCAAATAAATATGTGCCGAAATCGGCGAAATGATAATAAGCAAACAAACATTAACAATTTGTTCAGTAAGCCTCAGTTAGAGATACCATATAGAATAAAACCTATGTTAGAAAAATCTTTATCAGActccaaaaacatattaaaaaaatcaataaaagaaGAAATAAATCAGGAAGAggtgaaaaagaaaaattgtttaaaaagctCAAAGAGTAACTATGAATTATTTAGTAatgaaagtaatttaaataataatggattgcATCCACTGGACTGTGAAGACGTGAGTGTGTGTTATTCTGGAACAACAAAATTGCGAACGATTAAACCAATTCGTAGCAATAGTGATggtcattttattttaccaaacaTTGTTGCAATAGATGTAGATGATTCACTTTGTAAAcgagataaaaatgaaaatattgaactaaATACTTCTACTgttaatggaaattaa